Part of the Cryptosporangium arvum DSM 44712 genome, CCGAGGAGACCGGCGCGACGCCGCCGGCCGAGCCGATCCTGTTCATGAAGGCGCCCGACACCGTCAACGCCCCGAACGACGACGTGCTGATCCCGCGCACCTCGGTGAAGACCGACTACGAGGTCGAGCTCGCGATCGTCATCGGCAGCACGGCCCGCTACCTGGCCTCGCCGGACGAGGCGCTGGCGCACGTCGCCGGCTACGCGATCAGCAACGACGTCTCCGAGCGCACGTTCCAGATCGAGCGCGGCGGTCAGTGGGACAAGGGCAAGAACTGCGAGACGTTCAACCCGTTCGGCCCGTGGATCACCACGTCCGACGACATCGCCGACCCGCAGGACCTCGGCCTGAAGCTCTGGGTCAACGGTGACCTGCGCCAGAACGGCAACACCAGGAACCAGATCTTCGGCGTCGCGCACGTCGTCTGGTACCTGAGCCAGTTCATGACGCTCTACCCCGGCGACGTGATCAACACCGGCACGCCCGCCGGTGTCGCGATGGGCCGGTCCGACGGGCAGTTCCTGCGTGACGGCGACGTCGTGGAGGTCGAGATCACCGGCCTGGGCCGGCAGCGCCAGACCTTCCGGTCGGCCTGAGGTGGCCGAGCTCGACGGTGTCCGGGCGCTGGTCACCGGGGGAGCGTCAGGCATCGGGCTGGCCATCGCCACGGCTTTCCGGGACGAGGGCGCCCGCGTCGCGGTCCTCGACGTCGCCGACGCCGGTCCCGCCGATGTGGTGTACGTCCGGGCCGACCTCACCGACGACGACGCCGTGCGCGCCGCGGTGGCGTCGGTGGCGTCTCGGCTCGGTGGCCTGGACGTGCTCGTCAACAACGCGGGAACCGGGGCCCAGGGCTCGGTGGAGCAGAGCACCGACGCCGAGTGGCACCGGGTGCTCGACGTCAACGTGGTCGGTACCGCGCGGGTGT contains:
- a CDS encoding fumarylacetoacetate hydrolase family protein — translated: MRLAHARTADGDQPVVHLDDRWYDLRPLHAAVTPAVLAPDALAAIRAASLPAVEEPTEFAPPLAGIGKILCIGLNYTDHAEETGATPPAEPILFMKAPDTVNAPNDDVLIPRTSVKTDYEVELAIVIGSTARYLASPDEALAHVAGYAISNDVSERTFQIERGGQWDKGKNCETFNPFGPWITTSDDIADPQDLGLKLWVNGDLRQNGNTRNQIFGVAHVVWYLSQFMTLYPGDVINTGTPAGVAMGRSDGQFLRDGDVVEVEITGLGRQRQTFRSA